From Trichoderma atroviride chromosome 1, complete sequence, one genomic window encodes:
- a CDS encoding uncharacterized protein (BUSCO:EOG092D37RT), whose product MSPPCRRTRQALSTRRSLLSNIPSNFPPNFPRCKLDRITASPTATLVTTKTLRRTNSTTRLPLVTETQSWPPRSGPAPGPSSGPASGPSSAARENKAKEKRGGKQRRGGRERRAAREQNAGDMMDIDQDDDAVVVERVTATRVTNFAAAAIAITLGKEKQKENQQPRANQGNAFAAVDGRADKDKPKENVKPRGNQIEELSRRLAGIAVAPAAPSVSKKLETPSEEIDAEVVTDPSTVDPAVLAERAEHQKFMNAALDMARLALVTNETPVGCVLVHKGEIISKGMNATNVTRNGTRHAEFMAISALFSVPRSDGPRTTCLKPKVPPKVPEGKENDPAYSQEWRCPDEGNEDGSKGHLYPYGQKMILLERVPTDIMKECILYVTVEPCVMCASLLRQLCIKKVYYGAVNDKFGGCGGVFNIHANGLPPGSTDRVHPEPKRYLFPDGGGSLGVSYPLGGGHGSNVEPGFEIEGGWSRDEAVGLLRRFYVQENGRAPVPRKKEGRAARLAAMMEQQTTGAATSGGEVGAENTTNNGSADAMDVDMDADNTQSTPMGDAMDEDAT is encoded by the exons ATGTCCCCTCCGTGCCGCCGAACACGCCAAGCTCTGAGTACGCGTCGCTCGCTGCTGTCCAACATCCCATCGAACTTCCCACCGAACTTCCCACGCTGCAAATTGGATCGGATAACAGCCTCACCTACAGCCACTTTGGTGACGACGAAGACTTTGAGACGGACGAATTCAACGACTCGTCTACCCTTAGTGACGGAAACGCAGTCATGGCCCCCCCGTTCTGGCCCTGCCCCTGGCCCTTCCTCTGGCCCTGCTTCGGGCCCTTCGTCTGCTGCTCGcgagaacaaggccaaggagaagcgCGGCGGCAAGCAGAGACGCGGTGGCAGAGAGAGGCGCGCCGCCCGTGAGCAGAATGCTGGCGACATGATGGACATTGATCAGGACGACGATGCCGTCGTCGTGGAGAGAGTCACCGCCACCAGAGTCACCAACTttgctgcggctgccatcgccatcaccctcggcaaggagaagcaaaaggagaaCCAGCAGCCGCGTGCCAACCAGGGCAACGCTTTCGCTGCCGTCGATGGCCGTGCCGACAAGGACAAGCCAAAGGAGAACGTGAAGCCTCGTGGCAACCAGATCGAGGAGCTTTCTCGCAGATTGGCtggcatcgccgtcgcccCAGCTGCCCCCTCTgtctccaagaagctcgaaACCCCATCTGAGGAGATTGACGCCGAGGTTGTCACCGACCCGAGCACTGTCGACCCGGCCGTGCTCGCTGAGCGTGCCGAGCACCAAAAGTTCATGAACGCAGCTTTGGACATG GCTCGTCTTGCCCTTGTGACCAACGAGACTCCCGTCGGCTGCGTCCTCGTCCACAAAGGTGAGATCATCTCCAAAGGCATGAACGCAACAAACGTCACTCGCAATGGCACTCGCCACGCCGAGTTCATGGCCATCTCTGCCCTCTTCTCCGTCCCTCGCAGCGATGGACCTCGCACCACTTGTCTCAAGCCAAAGGTGCCCCCCAAGGTGCCCGAGGGCAAGGAAAACGACCCGGCCTACTCGCAGGAGTGGCGCTGCCCCGACGAAGGCAACGAGGATGGCAGCAAGGGCCACCTCTATCCTTATGGCCAGAAGATGATCCTTCTCGAGCGTGTCCCCACCGACATCATGAAGGAGTGCATTCTCTATGTCACCGTTGAGCCGTGCGTCATGTGTGCTTCGCTCCTTCGCCAGCTTTGCATCAAGAAGGTCTATTACGGCGCCGTCAATGACAAATTCGGTGGCTGCGGTGGAGTCTTCAACATCCACGCCAATGGTCTCCCCCCTGGCAGCACGGATCGTGTTCACCCTGAGCCCAAGCGCTACCTATTCCCTGATGGAGGCGGCAGTCTGGGCGTCTCTTACCCTCTTGGCGGTGGCCACGGCAGCAATGTCGAGCCAGGCTTTGAGATTGAGGGTGGCTGGAGCCGTGACGAGGCGGTTGGACTTCTCCGACGTTTCTACGTGCAGGAGAATGGCCGAG CCCCTGTTCCTCGCAAGAAAGAAGGCCGAGCTGCACGCTTGGCTGCCATGATGGAACAACAGACTACTGGTGCGGCTACCTCTGGTGGCGAGGTTGGCGCTGAAAACACCACCAACAACGGCTCTGCCGATGCCATGGATGTGGATATGGATGCGGACAACACCCAGTCCACCCCCATGGGCGAcgccatggacgaggacgCTACCTAA